GAACTCATGGCCGCGCGCGAGAAGTTGCTGCCGGTCGTGCGCCGTGCCGAGATGCTGGCCGAACTGATGCGCTTCCGCAACGCGGTCGCCATCGGCGGCACCCACGGCAAGACCACGACCACCTCGATGGTGGCGACGCTGCTTGATGCCGGCGGGCTCGACCCGACCGTCATCAATGGCGGCATCATCAATGCCTACGGCACCAACGCCCGCATGGGCGAGGGCGAGTGGATGGTGGTCGAGGCTGACGAGAGCGACGGCACCTTCCTGAAACTGCCGGCCGACGTTGCCGTCGTCACCAACATCGATCCCGAGCACCTCGACCACTACGGCACCTTCGACAAGGTGCGCGAGGCGTTCCGCCAATTCGTCGAGAACGTGCCGTTCTATGGCTTTGGCGTGATGTGCACCGACCACCCCGAGGTACAGGCGCTGGTCAGCCATATCGAGGACCGGCGCGTCATCACCTATGGCGAGAACGCCCAGGCCGATGTGCGTTTCACCAATCACCGCATGGAAGGCGCCGTCTCGGTCTTCGACGTGGTCATCCGCAACCGCAAGTCGGCTTCCGCGACCACCATCGAGGGTCTGCGCCTGCCGATGCCGGGCCGCCATAACGTTTCCAATGCCACCGCTGCCATCGCGGTCGCCACCGAACTTGGCATCACGCCCGATGCCGTGAAGCGCGGGCTGCTGTCGTTCGGCGGCGTCAAGCGCCGCTTCACCCACACCGGCGCCTGCAACGGCGTCGATGTATTCGACGACTACGGCCACCACCCGGTCGAGATCAAGGCGGTGCTGCGCGCCGCGCGCGAGGCCACCGCCGGCCGCGTCATCGCCATTGCCCAGCCGCATCGCTTCACCCGTCTGCGTGACCTGTTCGACGATTTCTCGGCCTGCTTCAATGACGCCGACACCGTCATGGTGGCGCCTGTCTATGCCGCCGGCGAAGATCCGATCGATGGCATCAATTCCGAGACGCTCGTCGCGCGCATTCGTGCCGGCGGCCATCGTGACGCCCGCCATATCGATGGCCCTGCCGCTGTTGCGCCGATCGTGCGCGAACTGGCTAGGCCGGGCGACTTCGTCGTCTATCTCGGCGCTGGCAACATCACGCAATGGGCCTACGCCCTGCCGGGCGAGCTCGCGGGGGGCGGATCGTGATCGGAGGCGAGGCGCTCATTGCCAAGCTGGGCGACCGGCTTGCCGGCCTGCGCGGACGTATCACGCCCAGCGCGGAGATGGAAAAGATCACCTGGTTTCGCGCCGGTGGCTTGGCCCAGGCGCTGTTCCAGCCTGCCGACGAAGAGGATCTCGCTGCCTTTCTGAAGGCGGTACCTGAAGAAATCCCAGTGATGGTCGTCGGCATCGGCTCCAACCTTCTGGTGCGCGAGGGGGGCATTCCGGGTTTCGTCGTTCGCCTGTCTGCCAAGGGTTTTGGCGAGGCCGAGGCGATTTCGGCGACCGGTATCAAGGCCGGCGCTGCGACACCCGACAAGCGCGTGGCTGCCCTTGCGCATGACAGCGGCATCGGCGGCTTCCATTTCTACCATGGCATTCCCGGTGCCATCGGTGGCGCCTTGCGGATGAATGCGGGTGCCAATGGCGTCGAGACGCGCGAACGCGTCGTCGAGGTCCGCGCGCTCGATCGCAAGGGCGATCTGCACCTGCTGTCCAATGGCGACATGGGTTACAGCTACCGTCATTCGGCGGCGGCTGCCGAGCTGATCTTCACCTCGGCGACCTTCGAGGGGTATGCCGAGGACAAGGACGCAATCAAGGCAGCGATGGATGCGGTCCAGCATCATCGCGAAACGGTGCAGCCGATCCGTGAAAAAACGGGCGGCTCGACCTTCAAGAATCCCGAGGGGACCTCGGCCTGGAAGGAAATCGACAACGCCGGCTGCCGCGGACTGATGATCGGCGGCGCTCAGATGTCGCCGCTGCATTGCAATTTCATGATCAACACCGGTAACGCCACCGGCTACGATCTGGAGTATCTCGGCGAGACCGTGCGCAGCCGCGTGCTCGAGAATTCAGGCATACGCCTGCAGTGGGAAATCAAACGCCTCGGCCACTTCAAGCCTGGCCACGAAGTGCAGGAATTCTTGGGGCAATTGCTCTAACGGCGACCAATCCGGCAGGCCTGTCGGGCGCATCAAAACCACCTGAAACGACGATTGTCAAAAGGCCTCGGCGCATCCTCGCCGGGGCCTTTTTGCGACCTGAATTCCGCCTTTTCCAGTGGTCATCCTGCAGGTCATCGGAGGCCGCATTGGTCATGAAATTGCAACGAATTTCAATCGGCTCTTGCCACGGAATCAAGTCTCTGATTCTCTGACCTAAAGCGTTTCCTGATTTGAGTCGCGTGACGCGTAGCCCGCGTTTCCAGCCGGAGGTACCAACTTCCGGGTGCTCTTATTTAGCCTTTGGAAACAAGGCGTTGTGTCTGAGTCGAGAGGGGATCTCAGGGGATGAAGTCAAAGCACGTCGCTGTCCTGATGGGCGGGTTTTCGTCCGAGCGGCCTGTGTCCCTGTCGTCTGGCAATGCCTGCGCCGAAGCGCTCGAGCAGGTGGGCTATCAGGTCACGCGAGTGGATGTCGACCGCGATGTCGGCGCGGTGCTTTCGGCGCTCGAGCCGGATGTCGCGTTCAATGCCCTGCATGGCCCTTTTGGCGAAGACGGCACCATTCAGGGCATCCTCGAATATCTCGGCATTCACTATACCCATTCCGGCGTGCTGGCCTCAGCCCTGGCGATGAACAAGGAGCAGTCGAAGAAGGTGGCCAAGGCTGCCGGCATTCCGATTGCTGAATCGCGGGTTCTCGACCGTTTCGCCATCGGCAACCAGCATCCGATGAAGCCGCCTTACGTGGTCAAGCCGGTGTCGGAAGGGTCGAGCTTCGGCGTGGTCATCGTCAAGGAAGACCAGTCGCATCCGCCGCAGGTCATCTCGTCGCCGGAATGGCGCTACGGCGATACCGTGATGGTCGAGCGCTACGTCCATGGCCGTGAGTTGACCTGCGCGGTCATGGGTGACGTCGCGCTCGGCGTCTGCGAGATCGTCCCGACAGGTCACGCCTTCTACGATTATGATTCAAAATATGTCGCCGGGGGATCAAAGCACGAATGCCCCGCGAAAGTTTCACCGAATATTTACCAAAAAATACAAACACTGGCGCTTAAGGCTCACCAAGCGATCGGGTGCCGGGGCGTCTCCCGGTCGGACTTCCGGTACGACGACCGCCATTCCGAAAATGGAGAGGTCGTCTGGCTGGAGGTTAACACGCAACCCGGCATGACGCCGACGTCTTTGGTGCCTGAGATTGCCGCCCAAGCCGGGCATTCGTTTGGTGAGTTGTTGAGTTGGATGGTGGAGGACGCTTCGTGTTTGCGTTGAGATCGGGACAGAACAGAAGGATGGGTGGCGCTGCGCCGCGCGTCTTCGGGCTGTCCTTGTCCGCGGAGCATTTCGTGCTGCCGCGGCTGCTGCGCAAGCCGGTTCGGATGTTGTCGCGCTTTGGGCGTGGGGAGTTCACTCCTCCGCCCTATGCTGCGTCGATGCTGACGGCTGCGTTCCTTGCCGCAAGCTCGCTCTATGGTGCCTATCTCGGTGGCCACTTCCCGGCGATGGTTCAGGGCGTGACCGCCCGCAGCGGTTTCGCCGTCGACCAGATCAAGGTTTCGGGCAATCGCGAAACCTCCGAAATCGATATTCTCGACAAGCTCGAGCTCGACGGCTGGACCTCGCTCGTCGGTTTCAATCCGGAAGAGGCGCGCGAGCGCATCGTCAGTCTGCCCTGGGTTCGCGATGCTGCCGTGCGCAAGGTCTATCCCGACACCATCGAGGTTCGCATCGACGAGCGCGATGCCTTTGCGATCTGGCAGCATGGCAGCCAGCTCAGCGTCGTCGAAAAGGACGGCAAGATCATCGCCCCCTACGCTGGCGGGCGCCAGGCCACGCTGCCTCTGGTCATCGGCTTTGGCGCCGCCGACCGGGCTGCCGACTTCGTCGCCAGGGTTCAGGCATTCCCCGAGCTGGCCGCCCGTGTGAAGGGCTACATCCGCGTCGGCGAGCGCCGCTGGGATCTGCGCCTCGACAACGGAATCACCGTCAAGCTGCCCGAGAATCAGGTCGATGCAGCACTTGCGGATCTTGCCGACCTCGACCGCGAGAATGCGCTTTTGACGCGCGACATCTCCGCCGTCGACATGCGCTTTGGCGACCGGCTGGTGGTGCAGCTCACGCCGGAGGCTGCCGAGCGTCGTGCTACTGCGCTGAATGCCAAGCCCAAGGCCGTCAAGGCGAAGGTGGAGAAGAGAATATGAGCTGGCTCGGCGGTCAAAAAGATCCGGTTTCGCGTCGCTCGGGCATCCTCACGGTGCTCGATGTCGGTTCGAACAAGGTCTGCTGCGTGGTCGCAAAGCTGAAGCCGGCCGAAGGCAGTCAGTTGCTCAAGGGTCGCACCCATCAGGCCCAGGTCATCGGCATCGGTCATCAGAAATCGCAGGGTGTGAAGTCGGGCGTGGTCGTCGATCTCGACCGCGCCGAGCACGCCATCCGTCTCGCTGTCGATGCTGCCGAGCGCATGGCCGGGCTCACCGCCGACTCGTTGATCGTCAACCTGTCCGCCGGCCGTATCAAGAGCGAGTCGTTCTCGGCGACGATCAATCTTGGTGGCCATGAGGTCGACGAATCCGACGTCCAGCGCGTGCTTGCCGCCGGCGCCAAGCAGGCGCTCCGGGCCGAGCGCGATGTCATACATTCGCTGCCTGTCGCCTTTTCGCTCGATGCCGAGCGTGGCGTGCGCGATCCGCGCCGCATGGTTGGCGACACGCTCGGCGTCGACATGCACGTGCTGACAGGCGATTCGGCGCCGATGCGAAATCTCGAGCTCTGTATCAACCGCTCGCACCTCTCGGTCGAGTACATGGTTGCCACGCCTTATGCTAGCGGCCTTGCAGCACTCGTCGACGACGAGCTCGAAATGGGCGCTGCCTGCATCGACATGGGTGGCGGCACGACCACGCTTTCGGTCTTCTCCGAGGGCCGTTTCGTCCATGCCGACGCCATCCCGGTCGGCGGCAATCATGTCACCATGGACATGGCCAAGGGGCTGTCGACGCGTCTCGACGATGCCGAGCGGCTCAAGGTCATGCACGGTTCTGCGCTGCCCGGCACCACCGACGACCGCGACCTGATCAGCATCCAGCCAATCGGCGTCGATGACAACGAAGTTCCGCTGCAGATCCCCCGTTCGGTAATGGCGCGCATCATCCGCGCCCGCATCGACGAGACGCTGGAACTCCTGCGCGACCGGCTCAACAAGTCGGGCTACGGCAATGCTGTCGGCAAGCGCGTCGTTCTGACCGGTGGCGCCAGCCAACTCGTCGGCCTGCCCGAGGCCGCTCGTCGCATTCTCGGCCGCAATGTGCGCATCGGCCGCCCGCTTGGCGTGGCAGGTCTTCCGGAGGCGGCCAAGGGGCCGGCTTTCGCGACCGCCGTCGGGCTTCTCATCTACCCGCAGATGGCCGGCATCGAGAGCCAGTCTGCGAAAGGGATTTCCCGTTACAGGGCAACGGGAACTGGCGGAAAACTGCATCGCATGAGTCAGTGGTTGAGAGACAGTTTTTAGGAATTGACGGGGGCAGCCCCATAAACGGCCGCACGGCGAAGCGGTTCGAAAGGCAAAAAGGACGAGGACTATGACGATCAATCTGCAGAAGCCGGACATCACCGAGCTCAAGCCCCGCATCACCGTGTTCGGTGTCGGCGGCGGCGGCGGCAATGCCGTCAACAACATGATCACTGCTGGTCTGCGCGGCGTCGAGTTCGTCGTAGCCAACACCGATGCGCAGGCACTCACCATGTCGAAGGCCGAGCGCCTCATCCAGCTCGGCGCGCATGTCACCGAGGGCCTGGGCGCGGGTTCGCAGCCGGAAGTCGGTCGCGCCGCCGCTGAAGAGTGCATCGACGAGATCATCGACCACTTGTCGAACACGCACATGTGCTTCGTCACCGCCGGCATGGGCGGCGGCACCGGCACCGGTGCTGCTCCGGTCGTCGCCCGCGCCGCTCGCGAGAAGGGCATCCTGACCGTCGGCGTCGTCACCAAGCCGTTCCACTTCGAAGGCCAGCGCCGCATGAAGACGGCCGACTACGGCATCGAGGAGCTGCAGAAGTGCGTCGACACGCTGATCGTCATCCCGAACCAGAACCTGTTCCGTCTGGCCAATGACAAGACGACCTTCGCGGACGCCTTCGCCATGGCCGACCAGGTGCTGTATTCCGGCGTCGCCTGCATCACCGACCTGATGGTGAAGGAAGGCCTAATCAACCTCGACTTCGCCGACGTCCGTTCGGTGATGCGCGAAATGGGCAAGGCCATGATGGGTACCGGCGAAGCTTCGGGCGAGGGCCGTGCAATGGCCGCTGCCGAAGCAGCGATCGCCAACCCGCTGCTCGACGAGACCTCGATGAAGGGCGCCAAGGGCCTGCTGATCTCGATCACCGGCGGCCGCGACCTGACCCTGTTCGAAGTCGACGAAGCTGCGACCCGCATCCGTGAGGAAGTCGATCAGGACGCCAACATCATCCTGGGCGCCACCTTCGACGAAGACCTCGAAGGTGTCATCCGCGTGTCGGTCGTCGCCACCGGCATCGACAAGTCGGCCGCCGACATGGCTGCTGCGCCGCTGACCATCCGCCAGGCGCCGAAGCCGGCCCAGCGTCAGGTCGAGGCACCGCGTCCTGTGGTGCAAGCTGCTCCTGTCGAACAGCCGCGGATGGAAGTGCGCACCAACGACCCGGTCGCCGAGGCCATCCGCCTTGCCGAAGCCAATGCAGCAGCGATGCAGCCGCGTCCCGCCGCTCCGCAGGGCGACGACTTCCGCCCGCAGAGCAAGCTGTTTGCAGCTCCGCCCGCTCAGCCGCAGGCACAGCAGTACCAGCCGCAGCAGTTCCAGCAGCCCGCGCCGCAGCCGGTGGCCCAGCCACAGGTGGCTCCCCAGCGGGAAATGATGCAGCCAGCCCAGGTTCAGCCGCGCATGCCGCGCGTCGAGGACTTCCCGCCGATGGTGAAGGCCGAGGTGGAAGCCAAGGCACAGCCGGCCGAGCATCATGAGGACCGCGGTCCGATGGGCCTGCTCAAGCGTCTGACCAGCGGTCTGACCCGTCGGGAGGAAGAACCTGCACGCCTGCAGCCGGCGCAGCCGCGCGAGCCCAAGCTGCGCCAGCCGGCGCCCGAGCAGCGCCGCATGACCAGCCAGGAATCGCAGCTCTACGCACCGCGCCGCGGACAGCTCGACGAGCATGGTCGCTTGGCACCGCAGGCACGGACTCAGGAAGACGACCAGCTGGAGATTCCGGCGTTCCTTCGCCGGCAAGCCAACTGATCTGTGAACGGCCGGTAACACTCTTTGAAAGGCGGGCGTCTCGACGCTCGCCTTTTGATCTGAAAAGGTAAGTCAAATCATTGACTTGACGGGGTGAGTCGAAGCGTCCCCGCAGTTACACAGAGTAAGAAACCGTGATTTGGAGTCTCTCACCCGGAAGACTATCTTCGCGCCGACTAAGGTCGCTGACGGGTATTGTGGGGATGAGGTCCCGTCTGGCGAGCATAAGAGCCGTGCGCCGTGGTGTGGCGAAGCGGACGCAGTGAGTACGGGCATATGGGGATCGACTTGCAGGACTATCAGACAACACTCAAATCACGTGTCACCCTGTCGGGCGTTGGCGTTCATAGCGGCAAGCCGGTAGCCATCCATTTCGCGCCGGCAGACGCGGATACGGGCGTGGTGTTTCAGGTTGCTGACCGAGAGTTCCGCGCAATTGTGTCAGAAGTGGGTGCGACCGATCTTTGCACCTTGCTTGGCGATCCCGCCGGCCAGCACGTTGCCACCATCGAACACCTGATGGCCGCTCTGTTCGGCCTCGGTATCGACAATCTGCTGATCGAAGTCGAAGGCGCCGAAATCCCGATCATGGACGGCAGTGCCGCGCAGTTCGTCGAGGCCATCGACCTGGCCGGCATCGAAGTGCAGGGCGTCAAGCGCCGCTACATCCGCGTTCTCAAGCCGGTACGAATCGAAAGCGGCGCCTCGTGGGCCGAGTTCCGCCCCTACGGCGGCACGCGATTCGAGGTCGAGATCGATTTCGAAAGCCCGGCGATCGGGCGCCAGTCCTTCGCTTCCGACATCAACGACGATATTTTCCGCCGCGAGATCTCGCGTGCTCGCACTTTCGGCTTCATGAAGGACGTCGAGCGCCTGTGGGCTGCCGGCTACGCGCTGGGCTCTTCGCTTGAGAATTCGGTGGTCATCGGCGACGACAACCACATCATCAACATGGAAGGCCTGCGCTTCTCCAACGAATTCGTGCGCCACAAGACGCTGGATGCGATGGGCGACCTGGCACTCGCCGGCGCGCGCTTCATCGGCTGCTTCCGCTCCTATCGCGGCGGCCACCGGCTCAACGCGGCGGCGCTGCGCCGCCTGCTTTCCGACCGCTCGGCCTTCGAGGTCGTCGAGACGTCGCGCCGCGAGCGCGGTCGTTCGGCCGAACTCATCGCTGTCAGCGCTGCAGTCCACGCGCCCTGGACGCTCTGACGGCCGGCATTCGCCTAGAGGTGGTGTGACCTTGTTGCACCACTTGGCCGGCGAAATGGCATGCGTCATTGCGTGCCACAAAATTGCGCGATTGGCGGCTGATAGCGTTGCCCGGCAAAGCCAGTTGTGATCTATGGCCATTGCCTAAAAGCGAAACAGCGCCAAAGGGGCGGAACTCTGTGATGTCATTGATACGAGCCGATCGATCGAAATTGCGCGTGAAGCCTCTGGTTGTGGCGCTTTCGCTCATCGCTCCGACGCTTGCACTGTCCGGTTGCATGTCCGGCGAAACCGACGTCGATCTCGCGACCTATGTCGAGCAGACCGAGCCTGCCGACGTGCTCTACAATCAGGGCCTCGCCAATCTCAATGCCGGCCGCCTCAAGGAGGCCAGCCGCAAGTTCGAGGCTGTCGACCGCCAGCACCCGTATTCGGAGTTCGCCCGCAAGTCGATGGTGATGGGCGCTTTCGCCAGCTACCGTCAGGGCTCCTATGAAGAGGCCATCAATTCGGCCAAGCGCTATCTCGCGCTCTATCCTTCGACCGATGACGCGGCTTACGCTCAGTACATTATCGGCCTCAGCTATTTCCGACAGATTCGCGACGTGACGCAGGATCAGAAGGAAGCCCGCCGCACCATTGAAGCGATGACCGAAGTGGTCCAGCGCTGGCCCGCGTCGGAATATGTCGATGACGCCAACGCCAAGATTCGTTTCGCTCGCGATCAGCTCGCAGGCAAGGAAATGCAGATTGGCCGCTACTATCTCGAGCGCCGCGAATTCATCGCCTCGGCAAAGCGCTTCCGCAACGTGGTCGAGAACTACTCGAACACGCGCCACATCGAAGAAGCGCTGGCTCGCCTGACCGAGACCTACTACGCGATGGGCCTGACTTCGGAAGCCCAGACGGCGGCAGCTGTGCTTGGCCAGAACTATCCTGACAGCCAGTGGTACAAGGATTCGTACAAGCTGCTGCAGTCCGGCGGCCTTGAGCCTCGCGAAAATGCCGGCTCCTGGATTTCCAAGGCCGGAAAGATGTTCTCCGGCGCCTGAACAGAAATAGATGCTCTCGCGCCTGTCGATCCGCGATATCGTCCTGATCGAACGGCTGGACATTGATTTCACGCCTGGCCTTTCCGTGTTGACCGGTGAAACCGGCGCGGGCAAATCCATCCTTCTCGACGCATTGTCGCTCGCGCTTGGCGCACGAGGCGATGCTTCGCTCGTCCGCCATGGTGCGACACAGGGCCAGGTAAGCGCTGTCTTCGACGTGCCGCGCAACCATCCTGCGCGTACGCTGCTCGCCGACAATGCCATCGACGACGATGGCGATATCATCCTGAAACGCGTCCAGACCGCCGACGGGCGCACGCGCGTCTTCGTCAACGACCAGCCGTCCAGCGTCACGCTGATGCGCGACATCGGCCGCGCGCTTGTCGAAATCCACGGTCAGCACGACGATCGCGCGCTCGTCGATGCCGGGGCGCATCGCGACGTGCTCGATTCGTTTGGCGGTCATGTCGGCGAAGCCAAGGCCACCGCCGACGCGTGGAAGTTGTGGCGAGGTGCCGAGCAGGAGCTGTCGCGCCATCGCGCCCGCGTCGATGCCGCGGCGCGCGAAGCCGAATATCTGCGTTCCGCAGTGACCGAACTGACCAAGCTCGACCCCCAGCCGGGGGAGGAGAGCGAACTGGCCGAACTGCGCGCCGCGATGATGCGTGTCGAAAAGATTGCCTCCGAAATCCAGGATGCGCAGGACGTTCTGTCCGGCTCGTCGTCGCCGCTGCCGCAGCTTGCCAGCCTGTTGCGCCGGCTGCAGCGCAAGGCCGCCGAAGTGCCGGGCCTGCTCGACGACGTGGTCAAGTCGCTCGACGAGGCGATGATCTCGCTCGATGCGGCGCAATCGGGCGTCGATGCGGCCCTGCGCGCCACCGAATACGATCCACAGCGGCTGGAGAGGGCCGAGGAGCGGCTGTTTGCCCTGCGCGCGGCAGCGCGCAAGCACAATGTCGCCGTCGACGATCTTGCCAGGCTGCGCGACACCATGGTCGCCGACCTCGCCGATCTCGATGCCGGCGAAGGGCGCCTGCAGGTGTTGGAAACGCAGGCAAGGACCAGCCGCGAGGCTTATGACCGCATCGCCGCAAACCTGTCGGAACTGCGCAAGACGGCGGCCGAGAGCCTGCGCAAGACCGTCATGGCCGAACTGCCGGAACTCAAGCTCGAACGTGCCGAATTCCTGGTCGAGATGTCGAGTGAAACCGACAATCGCATGCAGGAAGGCATCGACCAGGTCGAGTTCTGGGTGCGTACCAATCCTGGCACCCGGCCCGGCCCGATGATGAAAGTTGCCTCGGGTGGCGAGCTGTCGCGCTTCCTCCTGGCGCTGAAGGTGGCGCTTGCCGACCGTGGTTCGGCACCTACACTGGTGTTCGACGAAATTGATACCGGTGTCGGCGGCGCCGTTGCCGATGCCATCGGCCAGCGTCTGGCGCGGCTTTCCAGGCGGGTGCAGGTGCTGTCGGTGACGCATGCGCCGCAGGTCGCGGCACGTGCCGCCACGCATTTCCTGATCTCCAAGAAGGGCAACACCGACAAGGTGGCAACCGGCATTCACGAGATGGACCGCATGGCGCGCCAGGAGGAGATCGCACGCATGCTTTCCGGTGCTTCGATCACCGAGGAGGCGCGCGCCGCCGCCGAGCGCCTGCTGCGCGAGAACACGGCCGTCGCCTCCTGACCCGCCGACTACGGCTCGACTGTCAGGAGCCTTCGCGATCCTGCTGATTTGACGTGGAATTCGGTCTGGGCGGCTCCCGCTTCGCAGCGTCCTGATTTATGGTGGCCGCGTTTTCAGCCGGAGCCGCACCATGTCCGACAAGCCAGTCGATTCGCTCAGCGAGACTGAAGCCGCGGCGGAGCTTGCGCGGCTGGCCGGAGAGATCGCCGGCCATGATTTGCGCTATCACGCCGACGATGCGCCGACGATCTCGGACGCCGACTATGACGCGCTGCGCCGCCGCAATCTCGCAATCGAACAGCGCTTTCCGCAACTGGTGCGCGAGGATTCGCCGTCCAAGTCTGTCGGCGCTGCCGTTTCGGAAAAATTCGGCAAGGTCACGCATGCCGTGCCGATGCTGTCGCTCGACAACGCCTTTGCCGACGAGGACGTCAGCGAATTCGTCGGCCGCATCAGGCGCTTCCTCCGCCTTGGGGCGGACGAGCCGGTGGCGATATCGGCCGAGCCCAAGATCGATGGCCTATCGCTGTCGATTCGCTACGAGAACGGGCGGTTGGTGACGGCTGCGACGCGCGGCGACGGCCAGGTCGGCGAAAACGTCACGGCGAACGCCCGCACCATCGCTGATATTCCGAATGTACTGTCGGGCGACTTCCCTGAAGTGCTGGAGGTGCGTGGCGAGGTCTATATGAGCCACCTCGATTTTGCCGAGCTCAACCGGCGCAATGCGGACGCGGGAAAGCAGATATTCGCCAATCCACGCAATGCGGCCGCCGGTTCGCTGCGCCAGCTCGACACCTCGATCACCGCCAGCCGGCCGTTGCGCTTTTTCGCCTATGCCTGGGGCGAGGTCAGCGACATGCCTGCCGACACGCAGATGGGCATGGTCGCCGCCTTCGGCCGCTATGGCTTCAAGACCAATCCGTTGATGAAGGTGTTCGACAGCGTCGAGGGCCTTCTGTCGCAGTACCGGATGATCGAGGCAAATCGCGCCACGCTCGGCTACGACATTGACGGCGTCGTCTACAAGGTCGACCGGCTCGACCTGCAGCAGCGGCTCGGCTTCGTCTCGCGTTCGCCGCGCTGGGCCATTGCGCACAAATTCCCTGCCGAGAAGGCGACGACGACGCTTCTCGGCATCGACATTCAGGTCGGCCGCACCGGCTCGCTGACGCCGGTGGCGCGGCTGCAACCGGTGACGGTGGGCGGTGTGGTGGTGACCAACGCCACGCTGCATAACGAGGATTACATCAAGGGCATCGGCAACAGCGGCCAGGCCATCCGCGACGACGGCCACGACATCCGCGTCGGCGACACCGTCATCGTCCAGCGCGCGGGCGACGTCATCCCGCAGATCCTCGACGTGGTCATGGAGAAGCGTCCGTCGGACGCGCAGCCCTATCTATTTCCGGCTCGCTGCCCGGCTTGCGACAGCCATGCCGTGCGCGAAGAGGGCGAGGTGGTGCGCCGCTGCACCGGCGGCCTGATCTGCCCGGCGCAGGCGGTGGAGCGGCTCCGCCATTTCGTTTCGCGCAACGCCTTCGACATCGAGGGCCTGGGCGAAAAGCAGATCGAGTTCTTTTTCCAGTCGCAGGACCCGGCATTGCATGTGGGCTCGCCCGCCGACATCTTCACGCTGAAGCGGCGGCAGGAGGGGTCGCTCACCAAGCTCGAGAACATCGACGGCTTCGGTGCGACATCGACGCGCAAGCTGTTTGCGGCGATCGACGACCGTCGCCAGGTCGAGTTCTCGCGCTTCCTGTTTGCGCTCGGCATCCGCCACATCGGCGAGACCAATGCCAAGCGGCTGGCGCGCCACTACATTAATTTCGAGGCGTTCCGCGCCGCCGGCCTTGCCGCCGTGATGCCGGAAGGCAAGGGCGACAAGGGCAATGGCGCCTGGCAGGAGCTGACCGGCGTCAACGGCATCGGCGCCATCGTCGCCGAAGCGGTGGTCGAGTTCTTCGCCGAGGAGCACAACAGGCAGGTGCTCGACGCGCTGCTCGCCGAGGTGACGCCTCTCGAAGAGGAACGCATCGGCGACGTGTCGTCGCCGGTCTCGGGAAAGACTGTCGTCTTCACCGGCTCGCTCGAAAAGATGTCGCGCGACGAAGCCAAGGCTATGGCCGAGAAGCTCGGCGCGAAGGTGGCTGGATCGGTGTCCAAGAAGACCGACCTGGTGGTGGCCGGGCCGGGTGCGGGCTCGAAGCTCAAGGCCGCGACT
The nucleotide sequence above comes from Aminobacter aminovorans. Encoded proteins:
- the ftsZ gene encoding cell division protein FtsZ — protein: MTINLQKPDITELKPRITVFGVGGGGGNAVNNMITAGLRGVEFVVANTDAQALTMSKAERLIQLGAHVTEGLGAGSQPEVGRAAAEECIDEIIDHLSNTHMCFVTAGMGGGTGTGAAPVVARAAREKGILTVGVVTKPFHFEGQRRMKTADYGIEELQKCVDTLIVIPNQNLFRLANDKTTFADAFAMADQVLYSGVACITDLMVKEGLINLDFADVRSVMREMGKAMMGTGEASGEGRAMAAAEAAIANPLLDETSMKGAKGLLISITGGRDLTLFEVDEAATRIREEVDQDANIILGATFDEDLEGVIRVSVVATGIDKSAADMAAAPLTIRQAPKPAQRQVEAPRPVVQAAPVEQPRMEVRTNDPVAEAIRLAEANAAAMQPRPAAPQGDDFRPQSKLFAAPPAQPQAQQYQPQQFQQPAPQPVAQPQVAPQREMMQPAQVQPRMPRVEDFPPMVKAEVEAKAQPAEHHEDRGPMGLLKRLTSGLTRREEEPARLQPAQPREPKLRQPAPEQRRMTSQESQLYAPRRGQLDEHGRLAPQARTQEDDQLEIPAFLRRQAN
- a CDS encoding outer membrane protein assembly factor BamD, producing MSLIRADRSKLRVKPLVVALSLIAPTLALSGCMSGETDVDLATYVEQTEPADVLYNQGLANLNAGRLKEASRKFEAVDRQHPYSEFARKSMVMGAFASYRQGSYEEAINSAKRYLALYPSTDDAAYAQYIIGLSYFRQIRDVTQDQKEARRTIEAMTEVVQRWPASEYVDDANAKIRFARDQLAGKEMQIGRYYLERREFIASAKRFRNVVENYSNTRHIEEALARLTETYYAMGLTSEAQTAAAVLGQNYPDSQWYKDSYKLLQSGGLEPRENAGSWISKAGKMFSGA
- the recN gene encoding DNA repair protein RecN, whose translation is MLSRLSIRDIVLIERLDIDFTPGLSVLTGETGAGKSILLDALSLALGARGDASLVRHGATQGQVSAVFDVPRNHPARTLLADNAIDDDGDIILKRVQTADGRTRVFVNDQPSSVTLMRDIGRALVEIHGQHDDRALVDAGAHRDVLDSFGGHVGEAKATADAWKLWRGAEQELSRHRARVDAAAREAEYLRSAVTELTKLDPQPGEESELAELRAAMMRVEKIASEIQDAQDVLSGSSSPLPQLASLLRRLQRKAAEVPGLLDDVVKSLDEAMISLDAAQSGVDAALRATEYDPQRLERAEERLFALRAAARKHNVAVDDLARLRDTMVADLADLDAGEGRLQVLETQARTSREAYDRIAANLSELRKTAAESLRKTVMAELPELKLERAEFLVEMSSETDNRMQEGIDQVEFWVRTNPGTRPGPMMKVASGGELSRFLLALKVALADRGSAPTLVFDEIDTGVGGAVADAIGQRLARLSRRVQVLSVTHAPQVAARAATHFLISKKGNTDKVATGIHEMDRMARQEEIARMLSGASITEEARAAAERLLRENTAVAS
- the lpxC gene encoding UDP-3-O-acyl-N-acetylglucosamine deacetylase gives rise to the protein MGIDLQDYQTTLKSRVTLSGVGVHSGKPVAIHFAPADADTGVVFQVADREFRAIVSEVGATDLCTLLGDPAGQHVATIEHLMAALFGLGIDNLLIEVEGAEIPIMDGSAAQFVEAIDLAGIEVQGVKRRYIRVLKPVRIESGASWAEFRPYGGTRFEVEIDFESPAIGRQSFASDINDDIFRREISRARTFGFMKDVERLWAAGYALGSSLENSVVIGDDNHIINMEGLRFSNEFVRHKTLDAMGDLALAGARFIGCFRSYRGGHRLNAAALRRLLSDRSAFEVVETSRRERGRSAELIAVSAAVHAPWTL